GAGGGAATATTTATTTTTACTTCGTCATTATACAAGGTTCTGCAGGAGGCTACAAATTTGGTGAAGATCCTTGGTTTAGTGCAGCAGTAGCAGCGTCCTGAACATGCTGCTCCCTGCTGCTGTtttaatgtatatatgctggttagcattgtaaatgtgtggccacgtctgtggtagaaaataaataaaaaaaaaaaataaaataaaaactgctgctactactgctgttgATACAAATCCTAATGATGAGGATGTTGGTGATGATTGTGAAAATGATAATGAACAGCCAGGAAAGTAGTTTTTGGGATCTTCAGGCTTAGGAAGGCAGCGTGTGGATATACAACCCGGAGGGACAGTCCAAAAGCTCAGGAAAGTAGTTTTTGGGATCTTCAGGCTTAGGAGGGCAGCGTGTGGATATACAACCCGGAGGGACAGTCCAAAAGCTCAGGAAAGTAGTTTTTGGGATCTTCAGGCTTAGGAGGGCAGCGTGTGGATGTACAACCCGGAGGGACAGTCCAAAAGCTCAGGAAAGTAGTTTTTGGGATCTTCAGGCTTAGGAGGGCAGCGTGTGGATATACAACCCGGAGGGACAGTCCAAAAGCTCAGGAAAGTAGTTTTTGGGATCTTCAGGCTTAGGAGGGCAGCGTGTGGATGTACAACCCGGAGGGACAGTCCAAAAGCTCATAAAAACAGCTTGCTGCAATAAAGTTATAAATACAGAAGCCACAAGGGCCAGGCAGTCCTGAAAACCTCAAGCATGAGAATATATTGGCCTTGAGTCTTGCAAGCACACAAGCAATGCAGCCCAAGGTATGGTAATTACCAGACAAGAACGCCAAGCAATTACGACTGTAGCACTTGAAAATAAATATATGAGGataaaggcgatgagtcacagtaacgaggctgaagtatgttgaccaatccacacactagaaaatgaagggacgacgacgtttcggtccgtcctggaccattctcaagtcgactgtcttGACACAGTTCAAGGTCACACTCGAAGGCCAGCCTCAAGAAGTAGGAGAGTGACCAAGAGAGATAAAAATAAAGTGCCGGAGAACGAGTTCTTCCTCGACCAGGAGCAACATGTTCCTGGTTGCTCAGACACTCCAAGATTCACCCAAGACTCTCTAAAACTCTCCAAGACTCACCAAGACTCACCAAGACTCACCAAGACTCTCAAAGACACTCAAAGACTCACCAAGACTCACCAAGACTTACCAAAACTCTCCAAGACTCTCCAAGACTCTCCAAGACTCACCAAGACTCACCCAAGACTCAACAAGACTCACCAAGACACACCCAAGACTCTCCAAGACTCACCAAGACTCACCAAGACTCACCAAGACTCTCAAAGACACTCAAAGACTCACCAAGACTCACCAAGACTTACTAAGACTCTCCAAGACTCTCCAAGACTCACCAAGACTCACCCAAGACTCACCAAGACACACCCAAGACTCTCCAAGACTTACCAAGACACTCAAAGACACTCCAAGACTCACCAAGGCTCACCAAGACTCACCAAGATACACCAAGACTCACCAAGACTCACCCAAGACTCACCAAGACTCACCCAAGACTCACCAACTCACCAAGACTCACCAAGACTCACCAAGACTCACCAAAACTCTCCAAGACTCACCAAGACTCTCCAAGACTCTCCAAGACTCACCAAGACTCACCCAAGCCTCACCAAGACTCACCAAGACACACCCAAGACTCTCCAACTCACCAAGATTCACCCAACACTCACCAAGACTCACCAAGACTCACCAAGACTCTCGAAGACTCTCCAagactcaccaacactcaccaagacTCTCCAAGACTCACCAAGACTCACTAAGACTCTCCAAGACTCACCAAGACACTTCAAAACACTCCAAGACTCTCCAAGACTCACCAAGACACACCAAGACTCTCCAAGACTCACCAAGACTCACCAAGACTCTCCAAGACTCACCAAGACTCACCAAGACTCTCCAAGACTCACCCAAGACTCTCCAAGACTCACCCAagactcaccaacactcaccaacactcacccaagactcaccaagactcaccaacactcaccaacactcacccaaGACTCACCAAGACTCACCAAGACTCACCAAGACTCACCAAGACTCACCAAGACTCACCAAGGCACATAACGAAGCAGCGAGGCGTCTCAGCAGCAGACAGAGGAGCCGGATTCTAGATTAACCGGACCAGAGGTAAAACAACTTGTTTTGGACCACTTTTGCAGCCGGCAGGAAATGAAGTCAATGACTACACTCGACAAGTCAGGACAAGAATGATCGATGATGATAAACAAGGAGGTGACGTAGTCGTGACTGGTGGAGTAACCGGCTTGTTCGGAAAGGGAGTTTGCGTGCTGATGCGGtctcttccccccttcccttcctctccctttctctccctttcccttGGGGTCCGGAGGGCTAATGGTCTGCGAGCAACATGCCTGCAGCCACTGTGTCTCTGGGAAGGTGGAGGAGGAACCGGTGGAAAGGGAGAATTATAGACGTGAAAGAGTGGAAGAATATACGCGAGGAAATTGACTTTTCTGTGACAAGGGAAATGGGGAGGTGGGGGATAAAAAATGAATGGTAGAGCATCCAGTGGAGTCAGTCGAGATGAAAACGAAGAGATTGTaggatgttgtgtgtgtgtgtgtgtgtgtgtgtgtgtgtgtgtgtgtgtgtgtgtgtgtgtgtgtgtgtgtgtgtgtgtgtgtgtgtgtgtgtgtgtgtgtgtatgtgtgtgtgtgtgtgtgaatttattCCTCAGACATCACGAAGACCGAGGAATTGTTTCCATATATGTCTATGGCTCATCTGTCTATCCAGCTTCTATGGCTTAAAAAAGGACATCTCGTTAAATTGCTGCTCAAACTAAACATTGTCCACTCTACCTCGTAGCTCGTCCTCTCCTCATAGCTTCGTCATCCTGTCTTCGTGGCTCAACTCCTGTTGCTGGCCTCGTAGCTTAAGCCTCGCAATTCCGGAACTAGTTTTGTAACAAACGTCTGCAATTCCTTGGATTTCTCATTCTGACTGTGAGTGGGGGGAGTGAATCCCCGTGTCGTGAAATGCATCAGCTGCACTATGACACACactatacctaacctaacctaacctaacctaacctaacctaacctgctgtGCTGTATCTGCCCCCCATCCCTATCTGTCCCTATTTCTCCCTATCTATCCTTTTCGTTCCCTCTGATTCTCTCCCTTCCTATTCTCTTTGCCTCCCTCAcgttctctctctgcctctgtccctcTCTTCGTAATTCCCACCCCTCTGGTTctctattccttccccccccccccccttccattccAGGAAATGCACATCTTCTGTACCAGGTGAGCActgcgggatcaccatagcccgtgctgcttgcaacTTTGTGTTTCGAGGAGCTGAATCTAGAACAACAAACAACTTCTCTTCCATTTTCTCTCCTTTCCTTccgttcccttcccttctttcacctcccattctctctccttccctctcgttTTCTTGCCTTCCTTCACTCTTTCTCTACAAAGGGGCAAAAGGTGCAAGAGTAATATTCAATCAACGTTATAGACGTTGAATGAACGTCTATAACTATATATTCTatagttaattttagttatagGGGTTATAGTTACGGGTTATAGTTATAGTCTAT
The DNA window shown above is from Procambarus clarkii isolate CNS0578487 chromosome 82, FALCON_Pclarkii_2.0, whole genome shotgun sequence and carries:
- the LOC138358111 gene encoding TRIO and F-actin-binding protein-like: MNRGSSRCIVEVQDESWKFKMNRGIQGHTRRPASRSRRVTKRDKNKVPENEFFLDQEQHVPGCSDTPRFTQDSLKLSKTHQDSPRLTKTLKDTQRLTKTHQDLPKLSKTLQDSPRLTKTHPRLNKTHQDTPKTLQDSPRLTKTHQDSQRHSKTHQDSPRLTKTLQDSPRLTKTHPRLTKTHPRLSKTYQDTQRHSKTHQGSPRLTKIHQDSPRLTQDSPRLTQDSPTHQDSPRLTKTHQNSPRLTKTLQDSPRLTKTHPSLTKTHQDTPKTLQLTKIHPTLTKTHQDSPRLSKTLQDSPTLTKTLQDSPRLTKTLQDSPRHFKTLQDSPRLTKTHQDSPRLTKTHQDSPRLTKTHQDSPRLTQDSPRLTQDSPTLTNTHPRLTKTHQHSPTLTQDSPRLTKTHQDSPRLTKTHQGT